Proteins co-encoded in one Callospermophilus lateralis isolate mCalLat2 chromosome 2, mCalLat2.hap1, whole genome shotgun sequence genomic window:
- the LOC143391080 gene encoding olfactory receptor 10D1B yields MRNRSVVTEFVLLGIPNTEGLETMLFVLFLSFYIFTLMGNLLILLAIISSTRLHTPMYFFLCKLSIFDIFFPSVSSPKMLFYLSGNSRAISYVGCVSQLFFYHFLGCTECFLYTVMAYDRFVAICFPLRYTIIMSHRVCAILAAGTSFFGCIQATFLTTLTFQLPYCGPNEVDYYFCDIPVMLKLACADTSALEMVGFISVGLMPLSCFLLILTSYSCIVCSILQIRSAEGRRRAFSTCSAHLTAILLFYMPVVLIYLRPTPSPWLDATVQVLNNLVTPMLNPLIYSLRNKEVKSSLRKALHLIGFLPE; encoded by the coding sequence ATGAGGAATCGCTCAGTGGTGACTGAGTTTGTCCTGCTGGGCATCCCAAACACAGAGGGCCTGGAGACCATGCTCTTTGTCCTGTTTTTGTCCTTTTACATTTTCACCCTCATGGGGAACCTGCTAATCTTGCTCGCAATTATTTCCTCTACTCGGCttcacacccccatgtacttcttcctgtgCAAGCTGTCTATTTTTGACATATTTTTCCCTTCTGTGAGTTCTCCCAAGATGCTGTTCTACCTGTCAGGGAACAGCAGAGCCATCTCTTATGTGGGCTGTGTGTCCCAGCTCTTCTTCTACCATTTCCTGGGCTGCACTGAGTGTTTTCTGTACACAGTGATGGCCTACGACCGCTTTGTTGCCATATGTTTCCCTCTACGCTACACCATAATCATGAGCCACAGAGTGTGCGCCATCTTGGCTGCAGGGACCTCATTTTTTGGCTGCATTCAGGCCACCTTTCTGACCACTCTCACCTTCCAGCTGCCCTACTGTGGTCCCAATGAGGTGGACTACTACTTCTGTGACATCCCAGTGATGCTGAAGCTGGCTTGTGCAGACACCTCAGCCCTGGAGATGGTGGGCTTCATCAGTGTTGGTCTCATGCCCCTCAGCtgcttcctcctcatcctcaccTCCTACAGCTGCATTGTCTGCTCCATCTTGCAGATCCGCTCTGCAGAGGGCCGACGCCGTGCCTTCTCCACCTGCAGTGCCCACCTCACGGCCATCCTGCTTTTCTACATGCCAGTGGTCCTCATCTATCTAAGGCCAACCCCAAGCCCCTGGCTGGATGCAACTGTTCAGGTCCTGAATAACTTGGTCACTCCCATGCTAAACCCTTTGATCTATAGTCTGAGAAACAAGGAGGTGAAATCATCCCTGAGGAAGGCCCTCCACCTGATTGGCTTCCTTCCTGAATAA